One Etheostoma cragini isolate CJK2018 chromosome 19, CSU_Ecrag_1.0, whole genome shotgun sequence DNA segment encodes these proteins:
- the LOC117962139 gene encoding coxsackievirus and adenovirus receptor homolog, translated as MLSSTVLCLLLLLLLSASAETLAVTPGQDAALGCQALEDGPVSLLEWTREDLHDTGYVFFYRNQRAYERYQHPRYRGRVELRDPDMKHGDASVVLKDVGVNDTGTYDCRVIIAGDNEMPSSETRRLVNLTVTEPDPPAGPEAGDTGLVVGGAVAGVLLLLLLLSVLGVVLCKRRGGPGKSRPYEPPAPDTNEET; from the exons ATGTTGTCTTCTACTGTCCTGTgtctcctgctcctcctgctgctctctgcctctgcag aGACGCTGGCGGTGACGCCGGGGCAGGACGCTGCTCTGGGGTGTCAGGCTCTGGAGGACGGTCCCGTGTCTCTGCTGGAGTGGACCCGCGAAGACCTGCATGACACCGGCTACGTCTTCTTCTACAGAAACCAGCGCGCCTACGAGAGGTACCAGCACCCGCGCTACCGGGGCCGGGTGGAGCTCAGAGACCCGGACATGAAGCACGGAGACGCGTCGGTTGTCCTGAAGGACGTCGGCGTCAACGACACCGGGACGTACGACTGCCGGGTCATAATCGCCGGGGACAACGAGATGCCGTCCTCGGAGACCAGGCGGCTCGTCAACCTGACCGTCACCGAGCCCG ATCCTCCAGCTGGACCGGAGGCCGGGGACACTGGACTCGTGGTCGGGGGGGCAGTCGCTGGagtcctcctccttcttcttctcctctctgttctGGGTGTAGTCCTCTGTAAGCGGCGTGGCGGTCCCGGGAAGAGTCGTCCCTACGAACCACCGGCGCCTGACACCAACGAGGAGACCTGA